A genome region from Labrus mixtus chromosome 9, fLabMix1.1, whole genome shotgun sequence includes the following:
- the fam131ab gene encoding protein FAM131A isoform X1, which produces MGCISSKSPVVALDGSLRVDWSPAGSMSDVALLGNTRTCLARRLILTAPLGALDFSQVNVDDTIEMLPKSRRALTIQEIAALARSSLHGISQVVKDHVTKPTAMAQGRVAHLIEWKGWCKPIDTPAALESDFNSYSDLTEGEQEARFAAGVAEQFAIAEAKLRAWSSVDGDESNDDSYDEDFLPANEPATQSTDVPSYPPYLKDLIHSQLCQHLGLRGACCDVGGGEGGGSGEPSPTAGSPDTLCSSLCSLDEHHPLLRDLDSHRGSHSHSNVAELAAKILSALQGGEELLLARLQRAGQSGPRGGDCAFHSLGGGGRGIRPCRGQDSPCFSMSYSDTYLSPGEDDDTPCKDYEGTVCQVEAEGNGEEYDPRRRVSDVASSGVVSLDEEDEDEEEEERAAEPNNQ; this is translated from the exons TGGCACTTGACGGTTCGTTGCGCGTGGACTGGAGCCCGGCAGGCTCCATGTCCGACGTCGCACTTTTGGGGAACACGCGGACCTGCTTGGCACGCAGACTGATTCTGACAGCACCTTTGGGCGCTCTGGACTTCAGCCAG GTGAATGTTGATGACACCATTGAAATGTTACCAAAATCAAGAAGAGCTCTCACCATTCAAGAGATTGCTGCATTAGCGCGATCCTCCCTGCATG GTATCTCCCAGGTAGTGAAGGACCATGTGACGAAGCCTACAGCCATGGCTCAGGGCAGAGTGGCCCATCTCATAGAGTGGAAAGGCTGGTGTAAGCCCATCGACACTCCGGCAGCCCTGGAGTCAGACTTCAACTCGTACTCCGATCTCACTGAGGGAGAACAAGAGGCTCGCTTTGCTGCCG gaGTGGCGGAGCAGTTTGCCATAGCGGAGGCTAAGCTGAGGGCCTGGTCCTCTGTGGACGGCGACGAATCCAACGATGACTCATATGACGAGGATTTTCTGCCTGCCAACGAGCCCGCCACACAGAGCACAG ATGTTCCATCATATCCTCCTTACTTGAAGGACCTGATCCACAGCCAGCTTTGCCAGCACCTGGGCCTGCGCGGGGCGTGCTGCGATGtcggaggaggggagggaggcgGCAGCGGTGAGCCTTCCCCTACGGCGGGCTCTCCGGACACCCTGTGCTCAAGCCTCTGCAGCCTGGACGAGCACCACCCGCTGCTGCGCGACCTGGACTCCCACCGTGGCTCCCACTCCCACAGCAATGTGGCCGAGCTCGCCGCCAAGATCCTTTCAGCGCtgcagggaggggaggagcTTCTGCTGGCCCGACTTCAGAGGGCAGGGCAGAGCGGGCCCAGAGGGGGAGACTGTGCCTTCCACAGCCTGGGCGGGGGAGGACGGGGCATCAGGCCATGCAGGGGTCAGGACTCTCCGTGCTTCTCCATGTCTTACTCTGACACGTACCTGTCGCCGGGCGAAGACGATGACACCCCCTGCAAGGACTATGAGGGCACGGTGTGCCAGGTGGAGGCGGAGGGCAACGGAGAGGAGTATGACCCACGCAGGAGAGTTTCTGACGTGGCCTCTTCTGGGGTAGTGTCTttggatgaggaggatgaagacgaagaggaggaggagagggcagcAGAGCCAAACAACCAATGA
- the fam131ab gene encoding protein FAM131A isoform X2, with protein MQLQKWAVSAPNRQLVNVDDTIEMLPKSRRALTIQEIAALARSSLHGISQVVKDHVTKPTAMAQGRVAHLIEWKGWCKPIDTPAALESDFNSYSDLTEGEQEARFAAGVAEQFAIAEAKLRAWSSVDGDESNDDSYDEDFLPANEPATQSTDVPSYPPYLKDLIHSQLCQHLGLRGACCDVGGGEGGGSGEPSPTAGSPDTLCSSLCSLDEHHPLLRDLDSHRGSHSHSNVAELAAKILSALQGGEELLLARLQRAGQSGPRGGDCAFHSLGGGGRGIRPCRGQDSPCFSMSYSDTYLSPGEDDDTPCKDYEGTVCQVEAEGNGEEYDPRRRVSDVASSGVVSLDEEDEDEEEEERAAEPNNQ; from the exons GTGAATGTTGATGACACCATTGAAATGTTACCAAAATCAAGAAGAGCTCTCACCATTCAAGAGATTGCTGCATTAGCGCGATCCTCCCTGCATG GTATCTCCCAGGTAGTGAAGGACCATGTGACGAAGCCTACAGCCATGGCTCAGGGCAGAGTGGCCCATCTCATAGAGTGGAAAGGCTGGTGTAAGCCCATCGACACTCCGGCAGCCCTGGAGTCAGACTTCAACTCGTACTCCGATCTCACTGAGGGAGAACAAGAGGCTCGCTTTGCTGCCG gaGTGGCGGAGCAGTTTGCCATAGCGGAGGCTAAGCTGAGGGCCTGGTCCTCTGTGGACGGCGACGAATCCAACGATGACTCATATGACGAGGATTTTCTGCCTGCCAACGAGCCCGCCACACAGAGCACAG ATGTTCCATCATATCCTCCTTACTTGAAGGACCTGATCCACAGCCAGCTTTGCCAGCACCTGGGCCTGCGCGGGGCGTGCTGCGATGtcggaggaggggagggaggcgGCAGCGGTGAGCCTTCCCCTACGGCGGGCTCTCCGGACACCCTGTGCTCAAGCCTCTGCAGCCTGGACGAGCACCACCCGCTGCTGCGCGACCTGGACTCCCACCGTGGCTCCCACTCCCACAGCAATGTGGCCGAGCTCGCCGCCAAGATCCTTTCAGCGCtgcagggaggggaggagcTTCTGCTGGCCCGACTTCAGAGGGCAGGGCAGAGCGGGCCCAGAGGGGGAGACTGTGCCTTCCACAGCCTGGGCGGGGGAGGACGGGGCATCAGGCCATGCAGGGGTCAGGACTCTCCGTGCTTCTCCATGTCTTACTCTGACACGTACCTGTCGCCGGGCGAAGACGATGACACCCCCTGCAAGGACTATGAGGGCACGGTGTGCCAGGTGGAGGCGGAGGGCAACGGAGAGGAGTATGACCCACGCAGGAGAGTTTCTGACGTGGCCTCTTCTGGGGTAGTGTCTttggatgaggaggatgaagacgaagaggaggaggagagggcagcAGAGCCAAACAACCAATGA
- the fam131ab gene encoding protein FAM131A isoform X3, giving the protein MVLTALTQFSCKVNVDDTIEMLPKSRRALTIQEIAALARSSLHGISQVVKDHVTKPTAMAQGRVAHLIEWKGWCKPIDTPAALESDFNSYSDLTEGEQEARFAAGVAEQFAIAEAKLRAWSSVDGDESNDDSYDEDFLPANEPATQSTDVPSYPPYLKDLIHSQLCQHLGLRGACCDVGGGEGGGSGEPSPTAGSPDTLCSSLCSLDEHHPLLRDLDSHRGSHSHSNVAELAAKILSALQGGEELLLARLQRAGQSGPRGGDCAFHSLGGGGRGIRPCRGQDSPCFSMSYSDTYLSPGEDDDTPCKDYEGTVCQVEAEGNGEEYDPRRRVSDVASSGVVSLDEEDEDEEEEERAAEPNNQ; this is encoded by the exons GTGAATGTTGATGACACCATTGAAATGTTACCAAAATCAAGAAGAGCTCTCACCATTCAAGAGATTGCTGCATTAGCGCGATCCTCCCTGCATG GTATCTCCCAGGTAGTGAAGGACCATGTGACGAAGCCTACAGCCATGGCTCAGGGCAGAGTGGCCCATCTCATAGAGTGGAAAGGCTGGTGTAAGCCCATCGACACTCCGGCAGCCCTGGAGTCAGACTTCAACTCGTACTCCGATCTCACTGAGGGAGAACAAGAGGCTCGCTTTGCTGCCG gaGTGGCGGAGCAGTTTGCCATAGCGGAGGCTAAGCTGAGGGCCTGGTCCTCTGTGGACGGCGACGAATCCAACGATGACTCATATGACGAGGATTTTCTGCCTGCCAACGAGCCCGCCACACAGAGCACAG ATGTTCCATCATATCCTCCTTACTTGAAGGACCTGATCCACAGCCAGCTTTGCCAGCACCTGGGCCTGCGCGGGGCGTGCTGCGATGtcggaggaggggagggaggcgGCAGCGGTGAGCCTTCCCCTACGGCGGGCTCTCCGGACACCCTGTGCTCAAGCCTCTGCAGCCTGGACGAGCACCACCCGCTGCTGCGCGACCTGGACTCCCACCGTGGCTCCCACTCCCACAGCAATGTGGCCGAGCTCGCCGCCAAGATCCTTTCAGCGCtgcagggaggggaggagcTTCTGCTGGCCCGACTTCAGAGGGCAGGGCAGAGCGGGCCCAGAGGGGGAGACTGTGCCTTCCACAGCCTGGGCGGGGGAGGACGGGGCATCAGGCCATGCAGGGGTCAGGACTCTCCGTGCTTCTCCATGTCTTACTCTGACACGTACCTGTCGCCGGGCGAAGACGATGACACCCCCTGCAAGGACTATGAGGGCACGGTGTGCCAGGTGGAGGCGGAGGGCAACGGAGAGGAGTATGACCCACGCAGGAGAGTTTCTGACGTGGCCTCTTCTGGGGTAGTGTCTttggatgaggaggatgaagacgaagaggaggaggagagggcagcAGAGCCAAACAACCAATGA
- the fam131ab gene encoding protein FAM131A isoform X4: protein MLPKSRRALTIQEIAALARSSLHGISQVVKDHVTKPTAMAQGRVAHLIEWKGWCKPIDTPAALESDFNSYSDLTEGEQEARFAAGVAEQFAIAEAKLRAWSSVDGDESNDDSYDEDFLPANEPATQSTDVPSYPPYLKDLIHSQLCQHLGLRGACCDVGGGEGGGSGEPSPTAGSPDTLCSSLCSLDEHHPLLRDLDSHRGSHSHSNVAELAAKILSALQGGEELLLARLQRAGQSGPRGGDCAFHSLGGGGRGIRPCRGQDSPCFSMSYSDTYLSPGEDDDTPCKDYEGTVCQVEAEGNGEEYDPRRRVSDVASSGVVSLDEEDEDEEEEERAAEPNNQ from the exons ATGTTACCAAAATCAAGAAGAGCTCTCACCATTCAAGAGATTGCTGCATTAGCGCGATCCTCCCTGCATG GTATCTCCCAGGTAGTGAAGGACCATGTGACGAAGCCTACAGCCATGGCTCAGGGCAGAGTGGCCCATCTCATAGAGTGGAAAGGCTGGTGTAAGCCCATCGACACTCCGGCAGCCCTGGAGTCAGACTTCAACTCGTACTCCGATCTCACTGAGGGAGAACAAGAGGCTCGCTTTGCTGCCG gaGTGGCGGAGCAGTTTGCCATAGCGGAGGCTAAGCTGAGGGCCTGGTCCTCTGTGGACGGCGACGAATCCAACGATGACTCATATGACGAGGATTTTCTGCCTGCCAACGAGCCCGCCACACAGAGCACAG ATGTTCCATCATATCCTCCTTACTTGAAGGACCTGATCCACAGCCAGCTTTGCCAGCACCTGGGCCTGCGCGGGGCGTGCTGCGATGtcggaggaggggagggaggcgGCAGCGGTGAGCCTTCCCCTACGGCGGGCTCTCCGGACACCCTGTGCTCAAGCCTCTGCAGCCTGGACGAGCACCACCCGCTGCTGCGCGACCTGGACTCCCACCGTGGCTCCCACTCCCACAGCAATGTGGCCGAGCTCGCCGCCAAGATCCTTTCAGCGCtgcagggaggggaggagcTTCTGCTGGCCCGACTTCAGAGGGCAGGGCAGAGCGGGCCCAGAGGGGGAGACTGTGCCTTCCACAGCCTGGGCGGGGGAGGACGGGGCATCAGGCCATGCAGGGGTCAGGACTCTCCGTGCTTCTCCATGTCTTACTCTGACACGTACCTGTCGCCGGGCGAAGACGATGACACCCCCTGCAAGGACTATGAGGGCACGGTGTGCCAGGTGGAGGCGGAGGGCAACGGAGAGGAGTATGACCCACGCAGGAGAGTTTCTGACGTGGCCTCTTCTGGGGTAGTGTCTttggatgaggaggatgaagacgaagaggaggaggagagggcagcAGAGCCAAACAACCAATGA
- the LOC132979871 gene encoding heat shock protein beta-7-like: protein MASLTSSSRRSSSSFHSSSRYSTSSSFRSEGSLGGSSSDSLDPLFEPFLDSADYSGLFAEEGPGGPNCLAPFSRHSRSSFGQSVPAGGAVTARESSTGGGVRCLGDSYYMSADVSQFEPHDIVVMAYNHHVVIHAQKILDDGGVSATFTHKSLFPEDMDPLSVSGNIHPDGTLVVSVRRTAALGEPEPPAVPIYRSEAHL from the exons ATGGCATCTCTGACCTCTTCCAGCCGCAGGTCGTCCTCGTCCTTCCACTCATCGTCGCGTTACAGCACGTCCAGCTCCTTCAGGTCTGAGGGCTCACTGGGCGGATCCTCATCTGATTCTCTGGATCCACTTTTTGAGCCGTTTCTTGACTCTGCTGATTACTCCGGTCTGTTTGCAGAGGAGGGCCCCGGAGGTCCAAACTGTTTGGCCCCCTTCAGCAGACACAGCCGATCCTCCTTCGGACAATCTG TTCCtgcaggtggcgctgtgacagCCAGGGAGAGCAGTACAGGTGGCGGCGTGCGTTGCCTGGGGGACAGCTACTACATGTCAGCTGATGTCAGCCAGTTTGAGCCGCATGACATCGTGGTGATGGCCTACAACCACCACGTCGTCATTCACGCCCagaag atcCTCGACGACGGAGGCGTCAGTGCCACGTTCACCCATAAGTCCCTGTTCCCGGAGGATATGGACCCCTTGTCTGTCAGTGGAAACATTCATCCTGATGGCACTCTGGTTGTGAGCGTCCGCCGGACAGCAGCGCTGGGTGAACCGGAGCCCCCGGCTGTCCCAATCTATCGCAGTGAAGCTCATCTTTGA